One genomic segment of Tursiops truncatus isolate mTurTru1 chromosome 11, mTurTru1.mat.Y, whole genome shotgun sequence includes these proteins:
- the LAG3 gene encoding lymphocyte activation gene 3 protein: protein MWEARFPVWLLLQLLWAAAVEAPDPGAEVPVVWAQEGAPAQLPCSPTIPLQDLSLLRTRQVTWQHLPDSEPAALSPRGPGPRRYTVLRLAPGGLRVGRPPLQPRVQLDERGLQRGDFSLWLRPARRADAGEYHAAVRLGDRALACRLRLRVGQAAVTASPLGSLWTSSSVILNCSFSRPDLPASVHWFRDPGRVPVQESPHHLLAGNFLFLPHVSPLDSGTWGCILTYRDGFNVSTTYSLTVLGLEPPVPLTVYAGAGSRVELPCHLPLGVETQSSLTATWTPPGGGPDLLVAGDHGNFTLLLEAVGQAQAGTYTCGVHLQGQQLTATVTLAVITVTPKSHGSPGNLRKLLCEVTPASGREHFVWSPLDERSRRTSAGPWLLMPEARLLSQPWQCRLYQGQRLLGTAVYLAELSRPGAQRSGGAPGAWETGHLPLLILGILFLLVLVTGAFSFHLRRRRWRPSRFSALEHGTHPPQPQGKTEDPEPQPQLKQP from the exons ATGTGGGAGGCTCGGTTCCCGGTCTGGCTGCTTCTGCAACTGCTGTGGGCAGCTGCAG tGGAGGCTCCAGACCCTGGGGCAGAGGTCCCGGTGGTGTGGGCCCAGGAGGGGGCTCCTGCCCAGCTCCCCTGCAGCCCCACAATCCCCCTCCAGGACCTCAGCCTTCTGCGAACAAGACAAGTCACTTGGCAGCATCTACCAGACAG TGAGCCCGCGGCGCTCTCCCCGCGGGGCCCGGGGCCCCGCCGCTACACGGTGCTTAGGCTGGCTCCCGGAGGCCTGCGCGTCGGGAGGCCGCCCCTGCAGCCCCGCGTGCAGCTGGATGAGCGCGGCCTCCAGCGCGGGGACTTCTCGCTGTGGCTGCGCCCGGCCCGACGCGCCGACGCCGGCGAGTACCACGCCGCTGTGCGCCTCGGGGACCGCGCTCTCGCCTGCCGCCTCCGTCTGCGCGTGGGCCAGGCGGCGG TGACTGCCAGCCCCCTCGGGTCTCTGTGGACCTCCAGTTCCGTCATTTTGAACTGTTCCTTCAGCCGCCCTGATCTCccggcctctgtgcactggttCCGGGACCCAGGCAGAGTCCCCGTTCAGGAGTCCCCCCATCACCTCTTAGCCGGAAacttcctcttcctgccccatGTCAGCCCCTTGGACTCCGGGACCTGGGGCTGCATCCTCACCTACAGAGATGGCTTCAATGTCTCCACCACGTACAGCCTCACTGTTCTGG GCCTGGAGCCCCCAGTCCCTCTGACAGTATACGCTGGAGCTGGTTCCAGGGTGGAGCTGCCCTGCCACCTGCCTCTGGGTGTGGAGACCCAGTCTTCCCTCACGGCCACATGGACCCCTCCTGGGGGAGGCCCTGACCTCCTGGTGGCTGGAGACCATGGCAACTTTACCCTTCTACTAGAGGCTGTGGGCCAGGCCCAGGCTGGGACCTACACCTGCGGCGTCCACCTGCAGGGGCAGCAGCTCACTGCCACTGTCACTTTGGCAGTCATCACAG tgaCTCCCAAATCCCACGGATCACCTGGCAACCTGAGAAAACTGCTTTGTGAGGTGACTCCGGCATCTGGACGAGAACACTTTGTGTGGAGCCCCCTGGACGAGCGGTCTCGCAGGACCTCCGCAGGCCCCTGGCTGCTGATGCCGGAGGCCAGGCTCCTTTCTCAGCCCTGGCAGTGCCGTCTGTACCAGGGGCAGAGGCTTCTCGGGACCGCCGTATATCTCGCTGAGCTGTCCCGCCCAG GCGCCCAACGTTCCGGGGGAGCCCCGGGGGCCTGGGAAACAGGCCACCTTCCTCTCCTCATCCTTGGGATCCTCTTCCTCCTCGTGTTGGTGACTGGAGCCTTTAGCTTTCACCTTCGGAGAAGACGG TGGCGACCAAGCAGATTCTCTGCCTTAGAGCATGGGACTCACCCACCTCAGCCTCAGGGCAAGACAGAGGATCCGGAGCCGCAGCCGCAGCTGAAGCAGCCCTGA